The Streptomyces sp. NL15-2K genome contains a region encoding:
- a CDS encoding ABC transporter permease, which produces MLAYLIRRLFAAAVMLVVIILVVFGIFFLVPKWAGVDIASSFVGKQADPAAVEAVRQKLGLGDPIYAQVWEFFKGIFAGRTYVGGGDVTHCSAPCFGYSFRSEQAIWPVLTDRFPVTLGLALGAAVLWLIFGIAAGVLSALKRGSIWDRGAMVVALSGVSLPIYFTGLLSLSIFVFGLGWFDGQYTPLEESFTGWFGGMILPWITLAFLYAAMYARITRATMLEILGEDYIRTARAKGLKEQTVIGKHAMRSTMTPILTMLGMDLGALIGGAILTETTFNLPGLGQAVLNAIRNQDLPIILGVTLITSLAVLIANLVVDVLYAVIDPRVRLA; this is translated from the coding sequence GTGCTCGCTTACCTCATCAGGCGGTTGTTCGCCGCCGCAGTGATGCTCGTGGTCATCATCCTGGTGGTCTTCGGCATCTTCTTCCTCGTCCCCAAGTGGGCGGGCGTCGACATCGCCTCGAGCTTCGTGGGCAAGCAGGCCGACCCCGCCGCCGTCGAGGCGGTGCGGCAGAAGCTCGGGCTCGGCGACCCGATCTACGCCCAGGTCTGGGAGTTCTTCAAGGGCATCTTCGCGGGCCGTACGTACGTGGGCGGCGGTGACGTCACTCACTGCTCCGCGCCGTGCTTCGGCTACTCGTTCCGCAGCGAGCAGGCCATCTGGCCGGTGCTCACCGACCGCTTCCCGGTGACCCTGGGTCTCGCGCTCGGCGCCGCCGTGCTGTGGCTGATCTTCGGCATCGCGGCGGGTGTGCTCTCCGCGCTCAAGCGGGGCAGCATCTGGGACCGCGGCGCGATGGTCGTCGCGCTGTCGGGTGTCTCCCTGCCCATCTACTTCACCGGTCTGCTCTCCCTGTCGATCTTCGTCTTCGGACTGGGCTGGTTCGACGGGCAGTACACGCCCCTGGAGGAGAGCTTCACCGGCTGGTTCGGCGGCATGATCCTGCCGTGGATCACGCTGGCGTTCCTCTACGCGGCGATGTACGCGCGCATCACCCGCGCCACCATGCTGGAGATCCTCGGCGAGGACTACATCCGCACCGCCCGCGCCAAGGGCCTCAAGGAGCAGACCGTCATCGGCAAGCACGCCATGCGCTCGACGATGACGCCCATCCTGACCATGCTCGGCATGGACCTCGGCGCCCTCATCGGCGGCGCGATCCTGACCGAGACGACGTTCAACCTGCCCGGCCTCGGCCAGGCCGTGCTGAACGCCATCCGGAACCAGGACCTGCCCATCATCCTGGGCGTCACCCTGATCACTTCTCTCGCGGTGCTGATCGCCAACCTCGTGGTGGACGTCCTGTACGCCGTGATCGACCCCCGAGTGAGGCTCGCATGA
- a CDS encoding ABC transporter ATP-binding protein — protein MTELSKSGAAVGEPTGTSPAPTAFLEVRDLKVHFPTDDGLVKSVDGLSFQLEKGKTLGIVGESGSGKSVTSLGIMGLHTAGQYGKRKAQISGEIWLDGTELLTADPDEVRKLRGREMAMIFQDPLSALHPYYTIGQQIVEAYRIHHKVDKKTAKRRAVEMLDRVGIPQPDKRIDSYPHEFSGGMRQRAMIAMSLVNNPELLIADEPTTALDVTVQAQILDLIRDLQKEFGSAVIIITHDLGVVAELADDILVMYGGRCVERGPAEKVFYEPRHPYTWGLLGSMPRLDREQQERLIPVKGSPPSLINIPSGCAFNPRCPYADIPKDDVTRTIRPELTEVGSAHWAACHMTQEQRERIWTEEIAPKL, from the coding sequence ATGACCGAACTCAGCAAGAGCGGAGCGGCCGTGGGCGAGCCCACCGGCACCTCGCCCGCCCCGACCGCCTTCCTCGAAGTACGCGACCTGAAGGTGCACTTCCCGACCGACGACGGCCTGGTCAAGTCCGTCGACGGGCTCAGCTTCCAGCTGGAGAAGGGCAAGACCCTCGGCATCGTGGGCGAGTCGGGCTCCGGCAAGTCGGTGACCTCGCTCGGCATCATGGGCCTGCACACCGCCGGCCAGTACGGCAAGCGCAAGGCGCAGATCTCCGGCGAGATCTGGCTGGACGGCACCGAGTTGCTGACCGCCGACCCGGACGAGGTGCGCAAGCTGCGCGGCCGCGAGATGGCGATGATCTTCCAGGACCCGCTGTCGGCGCTGCACCCGTACTACACGATCGGCCAGCAGATCGTGGAGGCGTACCGCATCCACCACAAGGTGGACAAGAAGACCGCCAAGCGCCGTGCCGTGGAGATGCTCGACCGGGTCGGCATCCCGCAGCCGGACAAGCGGATCGACAGCTACCCGCACGAGTTCTCCGGCGGTATGCGCCAGCGCGCGATGATCGCGATGTCGCTGGTCAACAACCCGGAACTGCTCATCGCGGACGAGCCGACGACCGCCCTCGACGTGACCGTCCAGGCGCAGATCCTCGACCTGATCCGGGACCTGCAGAAGGAGTTCGGCTCGGCGGTCATCATCATCACCCACGACCTCGGCGTCGTCGCCGAACTCGCCGACGACATCCTGGTGATGTACGGCGGCCGCTGCGTGGAGCGCGGCCCGGCCGAGAAGGTGTTCTACGAGCCCCGCCACCCCTACACCTGGGGCCTGCTCGGCTCGATGCCGCGACTGGACCGCGAGCAGCAGGAGCGCCTGATCCCGGTCAAGGGCTCCCCGCCCTCGCTGATCAACATCCCGTCCGGCTGCGCCTTCAACCCGCGCTGCCCGTACGCCGACATCCCGAAGGACGACGTCACCCGCACGATCCGCCCCGAGCTGACCGAGGTCGGCAGCGCGCACTGGGCCGCCTGCCACATGACCCAGGAGCAGCGGGAGCGTATCTGGACCGAAGAGATTGCGCCGAAGCTGTGA
- a CDS encoding dipeptide ABC transporter ATP-binding protein, which produces MTTPAKSDGTEAKASGAATLTKDAAPGETLLKVTGLQKHFPIKKGLLQRQVGAVHAVDGLDFEVKSGETLGVVGESGCGKSTMGRLITRLLEPTGGKVEFEGRDITHLGVAGMRPLRRDVQMIFQDPYSSLNPRHTIGTIVGAPFRLQGVSPEGGIKKEVQRLLSVVGLNPEHYNRYPHEFSGGQRQRIGIARALALNPKLVVADEPVSALDVSIQAQVVNLLDDLQQELGLTYVIIAHDLSVVRHVSDRIAVMYLGKIVELADRESLYRAPMHPYTKALMSAVPIPDPRRKSAKSDRILLKGDVPSPISPPSGCRFHTRCWKATEICKTTEPPLIELKPGQQVACHHPENFEDQAPQETVLLSAAREAAELVPDAVLEESAETSAAVAAEVEAEASTETSTEAPTANEAEPPSKEK; this is translated from the coding sequence GTGACCACTCCCGCGAAGAGCGACGGCACCGAGGCGAAGGCCTCGGGCGCGGCCACCCTCACCAAGGACGCCGCCCCCGGCGAGACCCTGCTGAAGGTGACCGGGCTCCAGAAGCACTTCCCGATCAAGAAGGGCCTGCTCCAGCGGCAGGTCGGCGCGGTGCACGCGGTCGACGGCCTCGACTTCGAGGTGAAGTCCGGCGAGACGCTCGGCGTGGTGGGGGAATCGGGCTGCGGCAAGTCCACGATGGGCCGGCTGATCACCCGGCTGCTGGAGCCGACCGGCGGCAAGGTCGAGTTCGAGGGCAGGGACATCACGCACCTCGGGGTGGCGGGCATGCGTCCGCTGCGCCGCGATGTGCAGATGATCTTCCAGGACCCGTACTCGTCGCTGAACCCGCGCCACACCATCGGCACCATCGTCGGCGCCCCCTTCCGGCTCCAGGGCGTCTCGCCCGAGGGCGGCATCAAGAAGGAGGTCCAGCGCCTGCTGTCGGTGGTCGGCCTCAACCCCGAGCACTACAACCGCTACCCGCACGAGTTCTCCGGCGGCCAGCGCCAGCGCATCGGCATCGCCCGCGCGCTCGCGCTCAACCCGAAGCTCGTGGTGGCCGACGAGCCGGTCTCCGCCCTCGACGTGTCGATCCAGGCGCAGGTGGTGAACCTGCTGGACGACCTCCAGCAGGAGCTCGGCCTGACGTACGTGATCATCGCGCACGACCTGTCGGTCGTCCGGCACGTCTCGGACCGGATCGCGGTGATGTACCTCGGCAAGATCGTCGAGCTGGCCGACCGCGAGTCGCTGTACCGGGCGCCGATGCACCCGTACACCAAGGCGCTGATGTCGGCGGTCCCGATCCCGGACCCGCGCCGCAAGTCGGCCAAGAGCGACCGCATACTCCTCAAGGGCGACGTGCCCTCGCCGATCTCCCCGCCGAGCGGCTGCCGCTTCCACACCCGGTGCTGGAAGGCGACGGAGATCTGCAAGACGACCGAGCCGCCGCTGATCGAGCTGAAGCCCGGCCAGCAGGTCGCCTGCCACCACCCGGAGAACTTCGAGGACCAGGCCCCGCAGGAGACGGTCCTGCTCTCCGCCGCCAGGGAGGCGGCGGAACTGGTGCCGGACGCGGTGCTGGAGGAGTCGGCGGAGACATCGGCGGCGGTCGCCGCGGAGGTGGAGGCGGAAGCCTCCACGGAAACCTCCACGGAGGCCCCTACGGCGAACGAGGCCGAGCCTCCCTCCAAGGAGAAGTAG
- a CDS encoding trimeric intracellular cation channel family protein — MLQQLFSPSVQHTLDLIGIFVFAISGALLAVRKNFDVFGIAVLAEVTALGGGLFRDLVIGAVPPAAFTDLGYFVTPLLAALLVFFLHPQVERIQAGVNVFDAAGLGLFCVAGTTKAYEYGLGLTASVCLGLATAVGGGVLRDVLANEVPSLLRWDRDLYAVPAIVGATMVALCLRYDTLTPLTSALAVVTAFVLRLLAMRFHWRAPRAWNRRSTVREE, encoded by the coding sequence GTGCTCCAGCAACTCTTCAGCCCGTCCGTCCAGCACACGCTCGACCTGATAGGCATCTTCGTCTTCGCCATCTCCGGCGCCCTGCTGGCCGTCCGCAAGAACTTCGACGTCTTCGGAATCGCCGTCCTCGCCGAGGTCACCGCACTGGGCGGAGGGCTGTTCCGCGACCTGGTCATCGGGGCCGTCCCGCCCGCCGCCTTCACGGACCTGGGCTACTTCGTCACCCCGCTGCTCGCCGCCCTCCTGGTCTTCTTCCTCCACCCGCAGGTGGAGCGCATCCAAGCCGGCGTGAACGTCTTCGACGCGGCGGGCCTCGGCCTGTTCTGCGTCGCCGGGACGACGAAGGCGTACGAGTACGGCCTCGGACTCACCGCCTCCGTCTGCCTCGGCCTCGCGACCGCCGTGGGCGGCGGCGTGCTGCGGGACGTCCTCGCCAACGAGGTGCCGTCGCTGCTGCGCTGGGACCGCGACCTGTACGCGGTCCCCGCCATCGTCGGCGCCACCATGGTCGCGCTGTGCCTGCGCTACGACACCCTCACCCCGCTCACCAGCGCGCTCGCGGTCGTCACCGCCTTCGTACTGCGCCTGCTCGCGATGCGGTTCCACTGGCGAGCGCCGCGGGCGTGGAACCGTCGGTCGACGGTGCGAGAGGAGTAG
- a CDS encoding alpha/beta hydrolase-fold protein, with product MSLTGTSFLYTLIVLAVVALVLPLALWSRLRGPKPLRAVARTLMLLFAQGTAVALVFVMVNNENNLYDNWADLLGTGDHVQQAENLGADGTGGIALRKLPKVRQTFRPATGPGMRAADGVRVTQLKGRVSGVNAEVYVWLPPQYHEPAYRHHRFPVVELLSGYPGSAKAWFGSLHVHKQLLPLMRGGKVAPFILVAPRTNLLAGVDPGCANIPGTVNADTWLSIDVPMMVMDNFRADRAPQGWAAAGYSAGAHCAAKLAVAHPDRYQAAISLSGYNDPIIERASLAAQSPALRAENNPYVLLRKAHTPPPIALYLSGQPHDGYEAAASLEQIAKAPTTVHVVYIPKSAGGHTMALWRPQVVPSFRWLTLEMGQHRADGTGPTPLAPSTDGSTPAALASGTASRAGAVRRR from the coding sequence ATGAGCCTCACCGGGACTTCGTTCCTCTACACCCTGATCGTGCTGGCCGTCGTCGCCCTCGTCCTGCCCCTCGCGCTGTGGTCGCGGCTGAGGGGGCCGAAGCCCCTGCGCGCCGTGGCCCGGACGCTGATGCTGCTGTTCGCCCAGGGCACCGCGGTCGCCCTGGTCTTCGTGATGGTCAACAACGAGAACAATCTGTACGACAACTGGGCCGACCTGCTCGGCACCGGCGACCACGTCCAGCAGGCCGAGAACCTGGGGGCCGACGGCACGGGCGGCATCGCGCTGAGGAAGCTGCCCAAGGTCCGGCAGACGTTCAGGCCGGCCACCGGGCCGGGCATGCGGGCCGCCGACGGAGTGCGCGTCACCCAGCTCAAGGGCAGGGTGTCCGGCGTGAACGCCGAGGTCTACGTGTGGCTGCCGCCGCAGTACCACGAGCCCGCCTACCGCCACCACAGGTTCCCGGTGGTGGAGCTGCTGTCGGGCTACCCCGGCTCGGCGAAGGCCTGGTTCGGCTCACTGCACGTGCACAAACAGCTGCTGCCGCTGATGCGCGGCGGGAAGGTCGCGCCGTTCATCCTGGTGGCGCCGCGCACCAATCTGCTGGCCGGCGTGGACCCCGGCTGCGCGAACATCCCGGGGACGGTGAACGCCGATACCTGGCTCAGCATCGACGTACCGATGATGGTCATGGACAACTTCCGGGCGGACCGCGCCCCGCAGGGCTGGGCGGCCGCCGGGTACTCGGCGGGCGCGCACTGCGCGGCCAAGCTCGCCGTCGCCCACCCCGACCGCTACCAGGCCGCCATCAGCCTGTCCGGATACAACGACCCGATCATCGAACGCGCCTCGCTCGCCGCACAGAGCCCTGCCCTGCGCGCCGAGAACAACCCGTACGTGCTGCTCCGGAAGGCGCACACGCCGCCCCCGATCGCGCTCTATCTCTCCGGCCAGCCGCACGACGGCTACGAGGCGGCCGCGAGCCTGGAGCAGATCGCGAAGGCGCCGACGACCGTGCACGTGGTGTACATCCCGAAGAGCGCGGGCGGGCACACCATGGCGCTGTGGCGGCCGCAGGTGGTCCCGTCGTTCCGCTGGCTGACCCTGGAGATGGGACAGCACCGCGCCGACGGGACCGGCCCTACTCCTCTCGCACCGTCGACCGACGGTTCCACGCCCGCGGCGCTCGCCAGTGGAACCGCATCGCGAGCAGGCGCAGTACGAAGGCGGTGA
- a CDS encoding thioesterase family protein, translating to MSEAATVRATIGDSEFDRDTAVTRREPGVYDIDLSAGWTILSAVNGGYLLAVLGRALADALPHSDPFTISAHYLTASQPGPAVVRTDVVRTGRTLSTGQASLFQHDDQGREVERIRVLASYGDLDALPDDVRTTARPPAIPPPEQCFGPEDGPAPVSGSSAIADRLMLKLDPSTLGWALGSPSGKGEMRAWFGLDDGRDPDPFSLLLAVDALPPTAFELGLSGWVPTVELTVHVRSRPAPGPLRVSITTRNLAGGFLEEDAEVWDSADRLVAQSRQLARVRL from the coding sequence ATGTCAGAAGCAGCTACCGTGCGGGCCACGATCGGCGACAGCGAGTTCGACCGGGACACCGCGGTCACCCGGCGCGAACCCGGGGTCTACGACATCGACCTCTCCGCCGGCTGGACGATCCTCAGCGCCGTCAACGGCGGCTATCTGCTGGCCGTCCTCGGCCGCGCGCTCGCGGACGCCCTGCCGCACTCCGACCCGTTCACCATCTCGGCGCACTATCTGACGGCGTCCCAGCCCGGCCCGGCGGTCGTGCGCACGGACGTCGTACGGACCGGACGCACACTGTCGACCGGCCAGGCCTCCCTCTTCCAGCACGACGACCAGGGCCGCGAGGTCGAACGCATCCGCGTCCTCGCCTCGTACGGGGATCTGGACGCGCTGCCGGACGACGTCCGTACGACGGCCCGGCCACCCGCGATCCCGCCCCCGGAGCAGTGCTTCGGCCCCGAGGACGGGCCGGCCCCCGTCTCCGGCAGCTCGGCGATCGCCGACCGGCTGATGCTCAAGCTCGACCCGTCCACCCTGGGCTGGGCGCTCGGTTCGCCGTCCGGCAAGGGGGAGATGCGGGCCTGGTTCGGACTGGACGACGGCCGCGACCCCGACCCCTTCTCGCTGCTGCTGGCGGTCGACGCGCTGCCGCCGACCGCCTTCGAACTGGGCCTCTCCGGCTGGGTACCGACGGTCGAACTGACCGTGCACGTCCGCTCCCGTCCCGCGCCGGGCCCGCTGCGCGTCTCGATCACCACCCGCAACCTCGCCGGCGGCTTCCTGGAGGAGGACGCCGAGGTCTGGGACAGCGCTGACCGGCTGGTGGCGCAGTCACGGCAGTTGGCGCGGGTCAGGCTGTGA
- a CDS encoding TIGR03086 family metal-binding protein, translating to MTNDPRPLFARAADQAAALIKAVRPEQLAGPTPCTEFDVRTLLSHMAGATHRVAVVAEGGDALAMKPFVDAVPDGGWPAAYGEAADRALKAWADDDLMDAVMRMPFGELPGRIALSGYVLETVAHTWDLREALGRPSELDPDLAEFALTVAHRLLPDERRGDGVPFDSARPVPEEADAYVRLAAWLGREPLTA from the coding sequence ATGACCAACGACCCCCGCCCCCTGTTCGCCCGAGCCGCCGACCAGGCCGCCGCCCTGATCAAGGCGGTACGTCCGGAACAGCTGGCCGGGCCCACCCCGTGTACCGAGTTCGACGTCCGTACGCTGCTGAGCCACATGGCCGGCGCTACCCACCGCGTCGCCGTCGTCGCCGAGGGCGGGGACGCGCTCGCCATGAAGCCGTTCGTGGACGCCGTACCGGACGGCGGCTGGCCGGCGGCCTATGGCGAGGCCGCCGACCGTGCCCTGAAGGCCTGGGCGGACGACGACCTCATGGACGCGGTGATGCGCATGCCGTTCGGGGAGCTGCCCGGCCGGATCGCCCTGTCCGGATACGTACTGGAGACGGTGGCGCACACCTGGGACCTCCGTGAGGCCCTGGGGCGGCCGTCCGAACTCGATCCGGACCTGGCCGAGTTCGCGCTCACCGTCGCCCACCGCCTGCTCCCCGACGAGCGGCGCGGCGACGGCGTGCCCTTCGACTCGGCCCGGCCGGTCCCCGAAGAGGCCGACGCCTACGTCAGGTTGGCAGCCTGGCTGGGGCGCGAACCTCTCACAGCCTGA